The Hevea brasiliensis isolate MT/VB/25A 57/8 chromosome 1, ASM3005281v1, whole genome shotgun sequence genome has a window encoding:
- the LOC110655973 gene encoding uncharacterized protein LOC110655973, with translation MDSTWEPRTSNIDSQNINVMIAESAQEVDNSTSNTYEQMVMDARVPISFRCNGGASKSITKNCMTCCKSLIKRCGSCESHSALGCCKDVEHQGVTSFVEDSELTNCKFCDHPRFKRHSRGASNFQTNVPHKKMYYFPLTQRLQRLYASNATAKEMRWHAEHDHEDGEEYMFLTVLVPGPRNPKDKLDVYLQPLIAELKQLWEVGVETYDASKKNNFNMRVALLWTISDFPAYSMLSDWSTTGETACPYCRDDSDAFTLTKGGKQSWFDNHRKFLPANHPFDFNKIAFRKNKTVTKSAPPILSGEEILEQIEHLGLMCVTDMGADENNSCKAKNTGWKRRSIFWDLPYWSTNMLRHNLDVMHIEKNVFENIFNTVMNVEGKTKDNAKSREDLKEFCHRPELERDMATGKYPKACYTLDKQSKAVLCEWLKNLRFPDGYVSNMGRCIDMRKLKLFGMKSHDCHVFMQRLLPIAFSELLPKNVWQALTELSNFFRELTSTTLREEAMLQLNEEIPIILCKLERIFPPSFFDSMEHLPVHLAYEAWIAGPVQYRWMYPFERYLRKLKNNVKNKAKVEGSICNAYLVEEASSFCAHYFEPHVNTRHRKVPRNDDTVEHMDEHLGNLSIFTHSGRPLEKERLHISRTRISSETNVHLVEFIFVNELHMANPNINDKQVDEKLEREFDKWFNKYVHNPSNNISSQF, from the exons ATGGATTCTACATGGGAACCCCGCACAAGTAATATTGATAGTCAAAACATAAATGTTATGATAGCGGAGTCTGctcaagaggttgataatagcaCAAGCAATACCTATGAGCAAATGGTAATGGATGCAAGAGTCCCGATTTCTTTCAGATGTAATGGAGGAGCCTCCAAATCCATCACCAAAAATTGTATGACATGTTGCAAGTCGTTAATCAAGAGGTGTGGCAGTTGTGAAAGCCATTCAGCTCTCGGTTGTTGCAAGGATGTTGAACATCAAGGCGTAACATCATTTGTCGAAG ATAGTGAGTTAACGAATTGCAAATTTTGTGACCATCCACGGTTCAAACGACATAGTCGAGGCGCTTCTAATTTTCAAACCAATGTGCCACATAAGAAAATGTACTACTTTCCTCTCACACAGAGATTGCAAAGATTATATGCTTCGAATGCAACAGCAAAAGAAATGAGATGGCATGCTGAGCATGACCATGAAGATGGG GAAGAGTATATGTTCCTAACGGTACTAGTTCCTGGTCCGAGAAACCCAAAAGACAAATTGGATGTGTACTTACAGCCCCTTAttgcagagttgaaacagttgTGGGAAGTTGGAGTTGAGACATATGATGCATCAAAGaagaataattttaatatgaGGGTTGCGTTATTATGGACAATAAGTGATTTCCCTGCATATTCAATGTTATCCGATTGGAGCACAACAGGCGAGACTGCTTGTCCATATTGTAGGGACGATTCAGATGCATTCACATTGACAAAGGGTGGTAAACAATCATGGTTTGACAATCATCGTAAATTCTTACCAGCTAACCATCCTTTCGATTTTAATAAAATTGCTTTTAGAAAGAACAAGACAGTTACAAAAAGTGCTCCCCCCATTCTATCTGGTGAGGAAATTTTAGAACAAATAGAACATCTAGGATTAATGTGTGTCACAGATATGGGTGCAGATGAGAATAACAGTTGCAAAGCAAAAAACACGGGTTGGAAGAGACGGAGCATTTTTTGGGATTTGCCATATTGGAGTACTAACATGCTTCGCCACAACTTGGATGTCATGCATATAGAGAAAAAtgtatttgaaaatatttttaatactgtgATGAATGTTGAAGGGAAGACGAAGGACAATGCAAAATCAAGAGAAGATTTGAAAGAGTTTTGTCACCGACCTGAGTTAGAGAGGGATATGGCAACAGGAAAGTATCCTAAAGCATGTTACACATTAGACAAACAATCAAAAGCAGTGTTGTGTGAATGGCTTAAAAATCTTAGATTCCCAGATGGTTATGTGTCAAACATGGGTAGGTGTATAGACATGAGAAAACTAAAGTTGtttgggatgaaaagccatgattGTCATGTCTTTATGCAAAGATTACTCCCAATAGCATTTAGTGAATTGCTTCCAAAAAATGTGTGGCAAGCATTGACCGAATTGAGCAATTTCTTTAGAGAGTTAACTTCAACAACACTTAGAGAAGAAGCCATGTTACAGCTCAATGAAGAGATTCCTATTATATTATGTAAACTAGAGCGTATATTCCCTCCAAGTTTCTTTGACTCCATGGAACATCTCCCAGTGCATTTGGCTTATGAAGCATGGATTGCTGGTCCTGTGCAATATCGGTGGATGTATCCATTTGAGAG GTACCTTAGGAAGTTAAAaaataatgtgaaaaataaagccaaaGTGGAAGGTTCCATATGCAATGCATACTTAGTTGAAGAAGCATCGTCATTCTGCGCTCATTATTTTGAACCCCATGTCAACACAAGGCATCGAAAGGTTCCACGCAATGATGATACAGTCGAACATATGGATGAACATCTAGGGAATCTATCAATTTTCACTCATTCCGGTAGGCCACTGGAAAAGGAAAGGTTACATATCTCACGAACAAGAATTTCAAGCGAGACAAATGTACATCTTGTTGAATT CATTTTTGTTAATGAGTTACACATGGCCAATCCAAATATCAATGATAAACAAGTTGATGAGAAACTAGAGCGTGAATTTGATAAGTGGTTCAATAAATATGTTCACAATCCCTCCAACAATATATCAAGCCAGTTTTAA